The Spirosoma foliorum genome has a window encoding:
- a CDS encoding FUSC family protein has product MNKQSREVSYFLSSQYFSDGIRITLSILLPSLLLAQFDQLQAGMAMSLGALNVSLSDAPGPVMHRRNGMASSALISFSVTLITGFARMSPYTMGVEILLFSFFFSMFAIYGNRATSVGTAALLIMILMIDRPMDTAGVLRESGLVLAGSVWYSTISLLVSRLQPYRLAQQALGQCIHEIAKLMAIKADFYDVSTQLDDNYRHLIAQQVDVSEKQDAVREVLFKSRRIVTESTRTGRLLLLTFVDVIDLYEQIIAMYFDYSDIRERFGKSRILDQIAHTIRRLSVELDHIGLAIQLPVPFHKPIDINPILEELKRHIDALGDQDGSTLVLKKVLVSLRTVSQRLTALQKNLVSPTLNPIDNEAMEYGRFVSHQEIDLKSFLDNLTLDSSVFRHSVRVAIAMLVGFVITKLLPYGHHSYWVLLTISVILKPAFSLTKQRNIERILGTLAGGVIGVLILTFFPNKNVQFAFMVLLMLGTYSAQRINYIVMVICVTPFILILFKFLGVSYLGAAEERFFDTLLGGVIAFMASYLLFPQWESEQLKKPMQAILKANVRYIQLLLDSLSGRPINLVDYKLARKEVYVTSANLSAAFDRMLSEPKHKQRNEKLIYEFVVLNHVLSANIATITSARLTDEPKVYATPLLRPVKRALRILTESLHKISATTAKQSQDVNALDINTAATSLTDPSLLEQLNFIQQVSSDIGKIVERLMTREQIIKKRHQSA; this is encoded by the coding sequence CCAGCTTCAGGCAGGCATGGCCATGTCGTTAGGAGCCCTAAACGTTAGTTTGAGCGATGCTCCAGGTCCCGTCATGCATCGGCGGAATGGTATGGCGTCCAGTGCCCTTATCAGCTTCTCGGTCACCTTGATTACAGGGTTCGCCCGTATGAGCCCCTATACAATGGGCGTCGAAATCCTGTTGTTCAGCTTTTTCTTTTCCATGTTCGCCATCTACGGCAACCGGGCTACATCGGTCGGAACGGCGGCTTTACTGATCATGATTCTGATGATCGACCGCCCCATGGATACCGCCGGAGTGTTGCGCGAAAGCGGCCTGGTATTGGCCGGTAGCGTCTGGTATAGCACCATCAGCTTATTGGTCTCCCGCTTACAACCCTATCGGTTGGCGCAACAGGCATTAGGCCAGTGTATCCACGAGATTGCCAAGCTGATGGCTATAAAAGCAGATTTTTACGACGTATCGACGCAGCTAGATGACAACTACCGCCATTTGATTGCCCAACAGGTCGATGTAAGTGAAAAGCAGGATGCCGTACGGGAAGTCCTGTTTAAAAGTCGCCGGATTGTGACGGAGTCAACCCGAACGGGGCGATTACTGTTGCTCACCTTTGTGGATGTGATCGATCTGTATGAGCAGATCATTGCGATGTATTTTGATTATTCTGATATCCGCGAGCGATTTGGCAAGTCAAGAATACTCGATCAGATTGCCCACACCATCCGTCGGTTATCAGTCGAGCTTGATCATATTGGGCTTGCTATTCAGCTACCCGTTCCGTTTCATAAGCCAATTGATATTAACCCAATTCTGGAAGAACTGAAACGCCATATCGACGCGCTCGGCGATCAGGATGGCAGCACATTGGTACTAAAAAAAGTGCTGGTCAGCCTACGAACAGTTAGTCAACGGCTAACGGCCCTGCAAAAAAATCTTGTATCGCCTACCCTTAACCCCATTGATAATGAGGCTATGGAATACGGTCGGTTTGTCTCCCATCAGGAAATCGATTTGAAGTCGTTTCTGGATAACCTCACACTCGATTCGTCGGTATTTCGCCATTCGGTACGGGTAGCCATTGCGATGCTGGTCGGGTTTGTGATCACCAAACTCCTCCCCTACGGCCACCATAGTTACTGGGTATTGCTCACGATCTCGGTCATTCTGAAGCCGGCTTTTAGCCTGACCAAGCAACGAAATATTGAACGTATTCTTGGCACATTGGCGGGGGGGGTAATTGGTGTACTCATTCTCACGTTTTTCCCGAATAAGAACGTGCAGTTTGCCTTTATGGTGTTACTGATGCTGGGTACGTATAGTGCTCAACGGATCAATTACATTGTGATGGTCATTTGCGTAACCCCATTCATTTTAATTCTTTTCAAATTTCTGGGAGTCAGTTATTTAGGCGCTGCAGAAGAGCGTTTCTTCGACACGTTGCTAGGTGGGGTTATTGCCTTTATGGCCAGCTATTTACTCTTCCCGCAATGGGAGTCAGAGCAGTTAAAAAAGCCCATGCAGGCTATTCTGAAAGCCAACGTCCGGTATATCCAACTCTTACTAGATAGCTTGTCTGGACGACCTATTAACCTGGTTGACTACAAGCTGGCCCGGAAGGAAGTGTACGTTACGTCGGCCAATTTATCGGCTGCGTTCGATCGGATGTTATCGGAACCGAAACACAAGCAGCGCAACGAAAAACTCATTTACGAGTTTGTGGTCCTGAATCATGTCTTATCGGCCAACATTGCTACGATTACCTCGGCCCGCTTAACCGATGAGCCTAAAGTCTATGCGACTCCGCTACTGCGTCCTGTCAAACGCGCCCTGCGAATACTAACGGAAAGCCTTCACAAGATTTCCGCAACCACGGCCAAACAAAGCCAGGATGTAAATGCGTTGGATATAAATACGGCTGCTACTTCACTAACTGATCCCTCATTACTGGAACAACTTAATTTTATTCAGCAAGTCAGCAGCGATATTGGCAAAATCGTGGAGCGATTGATGACAAGGGAGCAGATTATTAAAAAGCGCCATCAGTCGGCATAA
- a CDS encoding S9 family peptidase — MKPLYFLALLAYLVSPNRVLAQAPSIVQSIDMKSVSNPQLSPDGKWVAYTVTKTNWDENTFDTDIWLANTNTGDHFQLTNSKKSNNSAAWSPDGKWLAFLSTRDDKSQLYLISPFGGEARPLTKFETGVTSFKWSPTGKQIVFSATVPDSKVDKERKDKYSDYEVVRDDYKMAHLYLLDSLTNEKPAQAKALTKGIGFSVGSFVVSPDGKKIAFDASKNPDLINGHTSDLYVLTLGDTITRKIVSLKGPDQNPVWSPDGQQIAFTTANENEFYFYTNRLIATIPASGGTPKILTNTFDENANLLEWTSDGILFSGYQKTAAHLFRIDPATLKTERLTKPDNLIATQFSFSKDGQQMTFVGALSNQYAEVQISSVRTFTPKTLTTLGKQLALFKISTREVVSWKSVDGNVIEGILIKPANFDPTRKYPLLVVIHGGPTGIDLPSVTADRYYPIEQFTAKGALVLRPNYRGSAGYGSKFRALNVKNLGLGDYDDVISGVDYLIGKGIVDKDKVGAMGWSQGGYISAFITTYSDRFKATSVGAGISNWATYYQNTDITPFTRQYLQGTPWDNADIYQKTSPISYVSRAKTPTLIQHGELDRRVPIANAYELRLALEDKGVPVKMVVYKGFGHGITKPKPMRQVMEENYRWFSKYIWGENL, encoded by the coding sequence ATGAAACCTCTTTACTTCCTCGCTCTACTAGCCTATCTGGTTAGTCCAAACCGTGTATTGGCTCAAGCACCAAGCATTGTTCAATCAATCGACATGAAAAGCGTGTCGAATCCCCAACTCTCACCCGATGGCAAGTGGGTTGCTTATACGGTTACCAAAACCAATTGGGATGAGAATACATTCGACACCGATATTTGGCTGGCTAACACAAACACGGGAGATCACTTTCAATTAACAAACTCCAAGAAATCGAACAACAGTGCCGCCTGGTCGCCCGACGGAAAATGGCTGGCTTTTTTGTCTACACGAGACGACAAATCCCAGTTGTACCTGATCAGTCCTTTCGGTGGGGAAGCTCGCCCATTGACCAAATTTGAAACGGGCGTAACGTCCTTTAAATGGTCGCCAACCGGAAAGCAGATTGTATTTTCGGCCACTGTGCCCGACAGCAAAGTCGATAAAGAACGTAAGGACAAATACAGTGATTATGAGGTGGTTCGCGACGACTACAAGATGGCGCATCTGTATCTGCTCGATAGCCTGACCAATGAGAAACCTGCCCAGGCCAAAGCCTTAACCAAAGGAATTGGTTTTTCAGTCGGTAGTTTTGTTGTATCACCCGATGGGAAGAAAATTGCGTTCGATGCCTCGAAAAACCCGGATCTCATCAATGGACACACCTCTGATTTGTATGTTCTGACGCTTGGCGATACCATTACCCGAAAAATAGTATCGCTTAAAGGGCCTGATCAAAACCCGGTCTGGTCGCCCGACGGTCAGCAAATTGCCTTCACAACAGCTAACGAAAACGAATTCTATTTCTACACAAACCGGCTTATTGCCACCATACCTGCTTCGGGTGGGACGCCAAAAATCCTGACCAATACGTTCGATGAAAACGCCAATCTGTTGGAGTGGACAAGCGATGGTATTTTGTTCAGTGGCTATCAAAAAACAGCCGCGCATTTATTCCGAATTGACCCGGCAACCCTGAAAACAGAACGACTCACTAAGCCAGACAACCTGATAGCCACTCAGTTTTCGTTCAGTAAAGATGGGCAGCAGATGACGTTCGTTGGGGCGCTGTCCAACCAATATGCGGAAGTTCAGATCTCATCTGTTCGCACATTTACGCCCAAAACTCTGACGACATTGGGAAAACAGTTAGCTCTGTTCAAAATCTCAACCCGCGAGGTAGTCAGTTGGAAGTCGGTAGATGGTAATGTAATCGAAGGCATTTTGATTAAACCCGCTAATTTTGACCCTACCCGAAAATATCCGCTTCTGGTCGTTATTCATGGTGGTCCAACCGGAATTGATCTGCCATCCGTTACCGCTGATCGTTATTATCCGATTGAGCAATTCACAGCTAAAGGAGCGCTCGTATTACGCCCCAACTATCGCGGGTCGGCAGGGTATGGCAGTAAATTCAGAGCCCTGAATGTAAAAAACTTAGGATTAGGCGATTATGACGATGTCATCTCAGGCGTTGATTACCTGATTGGCAAAGGCATTGTCGATAAAGATAAAGTGGGTGCTATGGGCTGGAGTCAGGGAGGCTATATTTCGGCTTTCATCACAACTTACAGTGATCGATTCAAAGCAACCTCAGTGGGAGCCGGAATCTCAAACTGGGCTACCTACTATCAGAACACCGACATTACGCCTTTTACTCGCCAATACTTACAAGGCACACCCTGGGACAACGCGGATATTTATCAGAAAACATCGCCCATTAGCTATGTTAGCCGGGCTAAAACGCCTACCCTAATTCAACATGGCGAGCTGGATCGACGTGTTCCTATTGCCAATGCTTATGAATTACGACTGGCTTTAGAAGATAAAGGCGTACCCGTTAAGATGGTTGTCTACAAAGGTTTTGGGCATGGAATCACAAAACCTAAACCGATGCGCCAAGTAATGGAAGAGAACTACCGATGGTTCAGCAAATACATCTGGGGAGAAAATCTGTAA
- a CDS encoding 3'-5' exonuclease, producing MPYLVLDLEMTGPEPDYNEIIQIGAVLFDDNWVEKGQYLTNVYPENKDAFSSSSEKIHNLSLADLEDAPMIYDVLPEMEEWICKELGLRVPKGQLDRTPFLRDVIICGQSVINDINFLKEAYRYEKLKWPYSRVLLDLHTLAYFTFRVLKANGRKVPDRLSLTAIANYFGFSREDGFHNALEDSVLTAKCLKEVFALSNQMKL from the coding sequence ATGCCTTATTTAGTACTCGACCTTGAAATGACCGGCCCAGAGCCAGATTACAACGAAATAATTCAAATCGGTGCCGTACTTTTCGACGACAACTGGGTTGAAAAAGGTCAATATCTTACCAATGTCTATCCAGAAAATAAAGACGCGTTCTCTTCCTCATCCGAAAAAATTCACAATCTCTCCCTCGCCGATCTGGAAGATGCTCCCATGATCTACGATGTATTGCCTGAAATGGAAGAATGGATTTGTAAAGAGTTGGGCTTGCGCGTTCCGAAAGGTCAGTTAGATCGAACACCTTTTCTGCGCGATGTGATCATTTGCGGTCAGAGCGTGATTAACGACATCAATTTTCTAAAAGAGGCTTACCGGTATGAGAAGCTCAAGTGGCCCTATTCGCGCGTACTGCTTGATTTGCACACACTGGCTTATTTTACCTTCCGGGTCTTAAAAGCCAACGGTCGCAAAGTTCCCGATCGGCTAAGTCTGACCGCAATTGCCAATTACTTCGGATTTTCTCGCGAAGACGGATTCCACAATGCACTGGAAGATTCGGTACTCACAGCCAAATGCCTGAAAGAAGTTTTTGCCCTGAGCAATCAAATGAAGCTGTAG
- a CDS encoding HAD family hydrolase gives MSTQSTLKNLIFDLGDVIIPIDLTAPVRNFAMLANLSEDEVMAIWKQFDIIGQYETGLVDDTAFRDHVRKLLKNDSWADEVIDTAWNTVLLELPVERVERIKELKQNYRLFLLSNTSPIHIRRVNQMLTSLNQPTLEELFERVFYSYDVRIAKPSPEIYQHVLTEAGLVAKETAFFDDNAANIESAAKLGIQAVRVEPPMTILDYLKDV, from the coding sequence ATGTCTACCCAATCAACGCTTAAAAACCTCATTTTCGACCTCGGTGATGTGATCATCCCGATTGACCTGACCGCTCCGGTTCGAAATTTTGCCATGCTGGCGAATTTGTCAGAAGACGAAGTAATGGCGATCTGGAAGCAATTCGATATCATTGGCCAATATGAAACTGGCCTGGTCGATGATACTGCTTTCCGCGATCATGTCCGAAAATTGTTGAAAAATGATAGTTGGGCCGATGAGGTCATTGATACTGCCTGGAACACGGTTTTACTGGAACTGCCTGTTGAACGGGTCGAGCGGATTAAAGAGTTGAAACAGAACTACCGTTTGTTTCTTCTGAGCAATACCAGCCCCATTCATATTCGGCGGGTGAATCAAATGCTGACCAGTCTGAACCAGCCAACGTTGGAGGAATTGTTTGAACGGGTGTTCTATTCCTACGATGTTCGAATCGCAAAACCCTCTCCAGAAATTTATCAACACGTTTTGACAGAGGCTGGTCTAGTAGCCAAAGAAACTGCCTTCTTCGACGATAATGCCGCTAACATCGAGTCGGCTGCCAAGTTAGGTATCCAGGCTGTACGGGTGGAGCCGCCAATGACGATTCTTGATTACTTAAAAGATGTATAA
- a CDS encoding AAA family ATPase: MAKLTVKNVGPIREAELEVKKHTIFIGPQGSGKSTLAKLIAILSSRKTDKFSHYTFSDYNIHNYVTQESTAVFSTTHLQASLQDKGLLYSLLNDKGNILSQVTVLPNNDSTPKDWPNEDNNIYEELQKISEFSNDVQTSKLIKDLLLRIDKIPDIWRSSSSLIEEYIPSERMLLAVLSKSIWSLINSDIDFPKIILSFASNFERIRNQIIDFHIPFLNVTYEHKQGEDILIHETGHISLSQSASGYQSIIPLLLVVEVTRQRSSRRFIIEEPELNLYPSTQKDLIYNMVGGLLPNVDYPDTEWIITTHSPYVLSSFNTLMLAYKVAQKSDELRAEVEKIIPSRCWINPDEFAAYYVDNGTVRSIINEKTGLIADNELDDVSEDLAGEQDQLFELSRSVPRA, encoded by the coding sequence ATGGCAAAGTTGACGGTAAAAAACGTCGGCCCGATTCGGGAGGCTGAGTTAGAGGTCAAAAAGCACACAATATTTATCGGCCCACAAGGTTCAGGGAAGAGCACGCTCGCGAAGTTGATTGCGATTTTATCTTCAAGAAAAACAGATAAATTCAGCCACTATACATTTAGTGATTATAATATTCACAATTATGTTACACAAGAATCAACTGCAGTCTTTTCCACTACACATCTACAAGCATCTTTACAAGACAAAGGATTACTTTATAGTTTGTTAAATGACAAAGGTAATATACTATCTCAAGTTACAGTTCTGCCAAATAATGATTCTACACCCAAAGATTGGCCGAATGAGGACAACAATATATATGAGGAGTTACAAAAAATATCAGAATTTAGTAATGATGTTCAAACATCAAAATTAATTAAAGATTTACTTCTTAGAATAGATAAAATTCCTGATATATGGCGTTCATCAAGCTCACTAATTGAGGAATATATACCATCCGAAAGAATGCTACTTGCAGTACTTTCTAAATCTATTTGGAGCTTGATAAACTCTGATATAGATTTCCCTAAAATCATCCTTTCATTTGCCAGTAATTTCGAACGTATACGCAATCAAATAATAGACTTTCATATTCCCTTTTTAAATGTTACCTATGAGCATAAGCAAGGTGAAGATATTTTAATACATGAAACTGGACATATTAGTTTGAGTCAAAGTGCTAGTGGATATCAGTCCATTATTCCTTTATTATTGGTTGTTGAAGTAACTCGTCAGCGTTCTAGTCGACGATTTATCATCGAAGAACCTGAACTTAATCTCTATCCTAGTACTCAGAAAGATCTAATTTATAACATGGTAGGAGGATTATTACCTAACGTTGATTATCCTGATACGGAATGGATTATCACCACACATAGTCCTTACGTACTCAGTTCGTTCAACACATTAATGTTGGCCTACAAAGTGGCGCAAAAGAGTGATGAACTACGCGCAGAAGTGGAGAAAATAATACCATCTCGTTGCTGGATTAACCCGGATGAATTTGCCGCTTATTATGTAGATAATGGCACCGTTAGAAGTATTATCAATGAAAAAACCGGGCTAATCGCCGATAATGAACTGGATGATGTATCGGAAGATTTAGCTGGAGAACAGGACCAATTATTTGAACTTAGCCGTAGCGTCCCCCGTGCTTGA
- a CDS encoding acetyl-CoA carboxylase carboxyltransferase subunit alpha, producing the protein MRTYLDFEKPIADLEARLEETKKLAQTSNVDVSEAVAILEQSIDKLRLEIFQNLTRWQRVQLSRHPDRPYTLDYISLMCNQFIELHGDRTVRDDPAMVGGFCELGDQTVMIIGQQKGRNTKQRQYRNFGMPNPEGYRKALRLMKLAEKFNKPIITLIDTPGAYPGLEAEERGQGEAIARNLKEMFMLTVPVICIVIGEGASGGALGIAIGDKVFMLENTWYSVISPENCSTILWRSWNFKEQAAEAMKLTARDMKLNKLVDEIVEEPLGGAHNDHQEMANHLKDVILKALAELNAIDPQERINQRIEKFCDMGVVLE; encoded by the coding sequence ATGAGGACTTATCTAGATTTTGAAAAGCCCATTGCCGACCTCGAAGCGCGGCTGGAAGAGACGAAAAAATTGGCTCAAACCAGTAATGTCGACGTGAGCGAAGCCGTTGCTATTCTTGAACAAAGCATTGATAAGCTTCGGCTTGAGATTTTTCAAAACCTCACCCGTTGGCAGCGTGTTCAGCTATCGCGCCATCCTGATCGGCCCTATACCCTCGATTATATTTCCCTGATGTGCAATCAGTTTATCGAACTGCACGGAGATCGTACGGTTCGTGATGATCCGGCGATGGTGGGTGGTTTCTGCGAACTGGGCGATCAGACGGTCATGATTATCGGGCAGCAGAAAGGGCGAAATACCAAACAGCGGCAGTATCGGAACTTTGGTATGCCTAACCCCGAAGGTTATCGGAAAGCGTTGCGCCTGATGAAGCTGGCCGAAAAGTTTAACAAGCCCATCATTACGCTGATTGATACACCGGGTGCCTATCCGGGTCTGGAGGCCGAAGAGCGGGGACAGGGCGAAGCGATTGCCCGCAACCTGAAAGAAATGTTTATGCTGACGGTTCCCGTTATCTGTATCGTCATCGGCGAAGGGGCATCGGGTGGTGCGTTGGGTATTGCCATCGGCGATAAAGTATTTATGCTCGAAAACACCTGGTATTCGGTTATCTCGCCCGAAAACTGCTCGACTATTCTCTGGCGAAGCTGGAATTTCAAGGAGCAGGCTGCCGAAGCCATGAAGCTGACAGCTCGCGATATGAAGTTGAATAAGCTGGTGGATGAAATTGTAGAAGAACCGCTTGGTGGCGCGCATAACGACCATCAGGAAATGGCCAACCATCTGAAAGACGTCATTTTAAAAGCACTAGCTGAACTTAACGCGATCGACCCGCAGGAACGCATCAATCAACGGATTGAGAAATTCTGTGATATGGGTGTTGTTCTGGAGTAA
- a CDS encoding MBL fold metallo-hydrolase RNA specificity domain-containing protein, with amino-acid sequence MKLSFLGAARQVTGSMYLLELEDDYRILIDCGSDMERSGPREASSNGQTAPAVTHPGFFPFEASSINLVLLTHAHVDHSGNLPNLFREGYEGQILCTEPTFALTNVLLNDAASLNQKRINELNASKKQRVRDRQVQMQKDLYLGLQVRETMENVVPIGFNRKFRVADGVDVTFIPAGHLLGAAHIVINVIENGERKSICFSGDIGRKNYPLLVDPGTVPNVDYLVCESTYGNRLHENTMSPEDALADIIQRTCIDIPGRLIIPSFSVGRTQALLYTLNRLYTERNFPPIRVFSDSPMGYESTKIYMQHVKMLNTEAKEFYKENETLFDFENFQFLESSKASKAVSNFAEPCIIISSSGMVQGGRVEYHIAENISNPYATILIIGYCAEGTLGWRLLNGQQTLSIKGTDHQVLANIEKIDVFSGHGDRNDLINFVAMQSPETLKSIFLVHGEYESMESFKATLAEEGYPQVIIPKKGESFEL; translated from the coding sequence ATGAAATTATCATTTCTGGGGGCAGCCCGGCAAGTAACAGGTAGTATGTACCTGCTGGAACTGGAGGATGATTACCGCATCCTGATTGACTGTGGCTCGGACATGGAACGATCCGGGCCACGAGAGGCCAGTTCGAACGGTCAGACGGCCCCCGCCGTTACTCATCCGGGATTTTTCCCTTTTGAGGCTTCAAGTATTAACCTGGTTCTACTGACACATGCGCACGTAGATCATTCGGGCAATCTACCCAACCTGTTTCGCGAAGGTTACGAAGGTCAGATTTTGTGTACCGAGCCAACCTTCGCATTGACCAATGTGCTTCTCAACGATGCAGCTTCGCTTAACCAAAAGCGGATTAATGAGCTGAACGCCAGTAAAAAACAGCGCGTGAGAGATCGTCAGGTACAGATGCAAAAAGATCTGTACTTGGGTCTGCAAGTTCGCGAAACAATGGAGAATGTAGTGCCCATTGGTTTCAACCGGAAGTTCAGAGTGGCCGATGGCGTAGACGTCACGTTTATTCCGGCGGGTCACTTACTGGGTGCAGCTCACATAGTGATCAACGTAATCGAAAATGGTGAGCGTAAAAGTATCTGCTTCTCGGGTGATATTGGTCGAAAAAACTACCCACTCTTAGTTGATCCCGGCACGGTGCCGAATGTCGATTATTTAGTTTGCGAAAGCACCTACGGTAATCGGCTTCATGAAAATACCATGTCGCCCGAAGACGCTTTGGCCGATATTATCCAGCGAACCTGCATCGATATTCCTGGCCGACTTATTATTCCATCTTTTAGCGTTGGTCGAACACAAGCTCTGCTCTATACGCTTAACCGGCTGTATACTGAACGGAATTTCCCGCCTATCCGGGTTTTCTCCGACAGCCCGATGGGGTACGAAAGTACCAAGATTTACATGCAGCATGTTAAAATGCTGAACACTGAAGCCAAAGAGTTTTACAAGGAGAACGAGACTCTTTTTGACTTCGAAAATTTCCAGTTTCTGGAATCGTCGAAGGCTAGCAAAGCGGTGTCTAACTTTGCTGAACCGTGCATAATCATCTCATCATCAGGCATGGTGCAGGGTGGCCGGGTTGAATACCACATTGCAGAAAACATCAGCAATCCATACGCGACTATTCTGATTATTGGTTATTGCGCCGAAGGAACGCTGGGCTGGCGATTATTGAATGGACAGCAAACGTTGAGTATAAAAGGAACGGATCATCAGGTACTAGCCAACATTGAGAAAATTGACGTGTTTAGTGGACACGGAGATCGCAATGACCTGATTAATTTTGTGGCAATGCAATCGCCCGAAACACTCAAGTCTATTTTCCTGGTTCATGGAGAATACGAGAGTATGGAGTCTTTCAAAGCTACGCTGGCCGAAGAAGGCTATCCGCAGGTGATCATTCCAAAAAAAGGCGAAAGCTTTGAATTATAA
- the dacB gene encoding D-alanyl-D-alanine carboxypeptidase/D-alanyl-D-alanine endopeptidase produces the protein MRSIPRFTANLSFILPTCVLIYFSTAPTLAQAPRQPDSLATQHVMSLVESFQASPAIRFGTVALSVRRVRDSEELIGYNARMSLPSASTLKLITTATALAVLGPTYTYTTTLEYDGTIKDSILTGNLYIRGTGDPSLGSWRFINYNDLPSLLKSWTDAVKSAGIRKIQGMVVGDASLYDDLTTPDTWPFGDLGNYYGASLSALNINENLFRVFFRPGKVVGTPTTVLRTDPLLPYLSFRNTVTTDAAHTGDQVNIYGVPFMNQQWLTGKVPMGEPANEFSVKGSLPDPAYFAAYALQNQLVQDNITISSPPVSIGGGLPASFSTTGKRTVLNQHKSPPLTDLVQQTNFQSINLYAEAFLRTAALALNKNVKSTGSSLEAVNTFWKSKGVNLDGFRIRDGSGLSTVGALTADNMTGILSAMGREKSFPQFYETIPVVGQTGTVRSLARGTIAAGNIRAKSGSIEGVRAYAGYFTAADGEQMSFCVLVNKFTPGQSRTVTNELEKIFVGLVGLSGK, from the coding sequence ATGCGCAGTATTCCCCGTTTTACGGCCAATTTGTCATTCATTTTACCCACTTGTGTACTTATATATTTTTCAACTGCACCTACGCTGGCGCAGGCTCCCCGTCAGCCTGATTCACTCGCTACACAACATGTAATGAGTTTGGTCGAATCCTTTCAGGCTAGCCCAGCTATACGCTTCGGGACAGTTGCGCTCTCTGTCCGGCGCGTGCGCGATAGTGAAGAATTAATTGGCTATAATGCCCGAATGAGTTTACCCTCGGCCTCAACGCTAAAACTCATCACAACAGCCACAGCCTTAGCTGTATTAGGCCCTACTTATACCTACACCACTACCCTCGAATACGATGGTACCATCAAAGACAGCATCTTAACGGGGAACCTATATATTCGGGGCACAGGCGACCCATCGTTAGGGAGTTGGCGCTTTATCAATTACAATGACCTGCCATCGCTGTTAAAAAGTTGGACCGACGCGGTCAAGTCAGCGGGTATTCGCAAAATTCAGGGAATGGTTGTGGGCGATGCCAGCTTATATGATGACTTGACCACACCGGACACCTGGCCTTTTGGCGATTTAGGCAACTACTATGGAGCGAGTTTGAGTGCCTTAAATATCAATGAAAATTTATTTCGTGTCTTTTTCAGACCCGGCAAAGTAGTTGGCACACCAACAACTGTCCTACGTACCGATCCACTTCTCCCCTACCTTAGCTTCCGCAATACGGTTACGACTGATGCTGCCCATACTGGCGATCAGGTAAATATTTACGGCGTACCCTTCATGAACCAGCAGTGGTTAACCGGGAAAGTGCCCATGGGTGAGCCCGCCAACGAATTCAGTGTGAAAGGGTCTTTGCCCGATCCGGCTTACTTTGCAGCCTATGCGTTACAAAACCAATTGGTGCAGGATAACATTACCATCAGTAGCCCACCCGTTTCAATTGGCGGGGGCTTACCTGCCAGCTTCTCAACTACTGGTAAACGTACTGTTCTCAATCAGCATAAATCCCCCCCGTTGACCGATCTGGTCCAACAAACGAATTTTCAGAGTATCAATCTATATGCAGAAGCATTTTTGCGAACAGCGGCATTGGCACTGAACAAAAACGTAAAATCGACCGGCAGTAGCCTGGAAGCAGTAAATACATTCTGGAAAAGTAAAGGAGTCAATCTGGATGGATTCCGGATTCGGGATGGTAGTGGCCTATCGACCGTTGGCGCTCTTACAGCCGATAATATGACCGGGATTCTAAGCGCTATGGGTCGTGAAAAATCGTTTCCGCAATTTTATGAGACGATTCCGGTAGTAGGACAAACCGGCACTGTGCGTAGTCTGGCACGAGGAACAATTGCAGCAGGCAATATTCGGGCGAAAAGTGGCTCTATCGAAGGCGTCCGAGCCTATGCGGGTTATTTCACAGCCGCAGATGGCGAACAAATGAGCTTCTGCGTATTGGTTAACAAATTCACGCCCGGTCAAAGCCGTACGGTAACCAATGAACTAGAGAAAATTTTTGTAGGATTAGTTGGGTTGAGTGGTAAATAA